The stretch of DNA AGTTTGTATATAGCAGTATCAGTGGTGTCAGGAATGACAGCTGCACTCATTGGATTAAAGCTGGCTGAAGGGTCAAGGAGGGAAGAGAAAAGATGACATATGTTTTAGTTGCGGCGGGAGGAGCATTGGGCGCCGTTTTGCGCTATGTTGTCGGCTTATTGGCTGCCGGAGAAAAACGCCCATTCCCTCTTGGCGCTCTTTTGGCCAATTTATCAGGAAGCTTTTTGCTGGGGGTGGCGGTGTCCGCACTTTCCGGAGAGCTTCAGCTGTTAGTGGGCACAGGGCTTTTAGGGGGATATACGACCTTTTCAACATTCAGTGTGGAGGCTGCTCAACTTCTAAAGAAACAACGCTCGGCTTTTTTGATATATACAGGGATCACGCTTGCGGGTTCAATCATCTTATTTTTCTTGGGCGTTTCCTTATTCAGGAGTCAGGCATGAGGAGTTCTCATGCCTGACTGCCGGCTTTTAAAGTAAAGACGGTGATTTCAGGCACGGATAAAAAGCGGAACGGCAGCCGGGTCGTGCCGAGACCGCGATTTACATATAAGGTGAGACCGCTTTCTCCAGCTACTTGATAGGATCCTTCTTTATAAATTTCAGCATACGGCGGGGTAATTAATGTTCCGATAAGAGGAAGCTGTATTTGACCGCCGTGAGAATGCCCGCTCAGCTGTAAATGGATGCCAGCATCAGCGGCGTCATTTGCAAGATCGGGGGCGTGCGAGAGCAGAATCAAATAACTTCCTTCCTGGACCTGTTTTTTGGCCTGGCGGATATTAGGCTCGCCGAGCATAGCATCATCAATTCCAAGCAGGAAAATTTGATCCTTTCCCCATCTCAGCACAGCTGATTCATTTTGAAGCAATTGAAAGCCTGACCGCTTCATGATGGTTTGATATAAATCGGTGCCATATCCGCCGTGATCATGATTGCCGTAAACAGAGAATTTTCCAAGCGGAGCTTGCAGCTGCTGCAAAATAGAGATCGCAGACTGGGCTGTTTTTGGTTTAATTTCATTCGGTTTATCTAAGAGATCCCCGGTAAACAGCACAATATCCGGCTTTAAGGAATTGATCGTTTGCACATGATGCTGCAAAAGCTCAAGCGTATATTGGAACCCGAGATGCGTATCGCTAAATTGGACGATTTTCTTATTATGAAAGGCGGCTGGGATAAGCGGATGAGCAATATCAAGCTCATTAATCTCCAATCTTCTTGGTTCGATAAAACGTGCGTATGTGTAACCACCTCCGGCTAAGCCGGCTGCACTCATCAAAAAGGCAAATGCTTTCTTTAAGAAGCTGCGGCGGGATATTTTTTCTTGCATACATCAAAACCCCACTCTCAACGAAATCTTGTGCCAGGAATTAAACATTTTGTAAGGCACGTCTTGTTAATAGTAATGGAAAACGGTGAACGAATAAACAGTTTTGCTTCAAGAATATTTTCGGAATATTCTAAAACTGTGGTAGAATCAGTTTAAATGGGAAAGGATTTAATTTAGAGAACGGGGGAGAGGGAATGAGAGACAAGGTGGTCATTGTGACGGGAGGATCCAGCGGAATGGGGAAGCATATGGCGAAGAAGTTTCTTGACAGTGGCGGCAAGGTTGCGATTACGGGCCGGAGCCAAGAAAGGCTTCAGGCGGCCAAAGAAGAATTGGGGGCAGAGGAGGAACGGCTGCTGACGATTCAAATGGATGTCCGCCGCCCTGAAGATGCGGAGAGAATGGTTGAGACAACCTCCCGTCATTTCGGAACGATTGACAGTCTCGTGAACAATGCAGCCGGCAATTTTATCGTGCCAGCTGAAAAGCTAACCATTAACGGATGGAAATCAGTGATTGATATTGTCTTGAATGGGACCTTTTACTGTTCGAGTGCCGTTGGGAGATATTGGATTAAAGAAAGGCGGAAAGGAAGCATTCTTAATATAGTTGCGACATATGCCTGGAACGCCGGAGCGGGAGTGGCTCATTCGGCAGCCGCTAAGGCAGGTGTACTGTCGCTGACGAGAACGCTGGCTGTGGAATGGGGGTATTCATATGGCATACGGACAAATGCTATTGCGCCCGGGCCGATTGAACGGACAGGAGGAGCTGAAAGGCTATGGCAGTCGCAAGAAGCAGCGGAAAGAACGCTGCAAAGTGTGCCGCTCGGGAGGCTCGGAACACCAGAGGAGATCGCAGGGCTGGCGTTTTATTTGCTGTCAGAAGAGGCGGATTATATAAATGGAGAATGCATCACGATGGATGGCGGGCAATGGTTAAATCGCTATCCATTTTAGCAAGAAGCTGCGAAGCATATGAATGTCAGGCTTTCAGATCGGAACGTTGAATGATGAAGTCGGAGAGCTATGCACAAGATAGCTCTTCTTTCTTTGTGGTATGATAATAAAAACAGGTAATACGCTGGTTGAATAATTAATTGATATTTTGTATATTTATTTATATTGTGTTGCGGAGGGGGAAGGTAAATGGATGCGCTTGAGGTCATGACACACCTTGAAAAAGTTACTCCTTTTTTCCAGCCGATCTTTAGTGCGGACGAACATACAATCATCGGATATGAAGTGCTTGGACGCTTCTGGGAGGATGGAGAAGCAAAAAGCCTGGGGCCCTTTTTTCACGATGCGGAAGTTCCGGATGAATTTCATCTCGAAGTAGATGATCTTATATTACGCCGGGCGCTGGATAGGCTATTGCAATCCCAGTGCGGTACGAGCTTGTTTATCAACAGAGATGCAAGGCTGTTGACAAAGGATTCAGGCGAGCATTTTTTATCCGTATTGCATGAATATGAGGAGAAAGGCTTAAAGTTAAGCGATATTGTGCTCGAAGTATCACAATCAGGATGCAGCGATGAGCTTGAAAGAGTGCTAAGATACTATAAAACATTGGGGATCCGCCTGGCGATTGATCACATTGAAGAAATGAGCGGCCATCTTCATAAATTTGTAAATTGCTCACCGGATATTTTAAAGGTCAGTCTCCAGACCTTAAGAAAAAATACAGTCAATCAGACGTATAAGGACTTTCTTTATTCTCTGTCGATGCTGGCCAGAAAAGTTGGAGCCTCGCTTTTATTTGAGAATATTGAAATGGAGTATCAGCTGCAATATGCGTGGAAACACGGAGGCCGATACTATCAAGGCTTTTACTTGCACGAGCCGGCTGCACAATTTTTAAATACCCGGATTCAGAAGGACAAGCTGAGAAGAAAATGCCAAGAGTTCATCATACACGAAAAACGATCGCTGGAGAAAGTTTATCGTTTGGCGGAGTCGATCCAGCTTGAACTACAAGAGAT from Bacillus xiapuensis encodes:
- a CDS encoding EAL domain-containing protein, which translates into the protein MDALEVMTHLEKVTPFFQPIFSADEHTIIGYEVLGRFWEDGEAKSLGPFFHDAEVPDEFHLEVDDLILRRALDRLLQSQCGTSLFINRDARLLTKDSGEHFLSVLHEYEEKGLKLSDIVLEVSQSGCSDELERVLRYYKTLGIRLAIDHIEEMSGHLHKFVNCSPDILKVSLQTLRKNTVNQTYKDFLYSLSMLARKVGASLLFENIEMEYQLQYAWKHGGRYYQGFYLHEPAAQFLNTRIQKDKLRRKCQEFIIHEKRSLEKVYRLAESIQLELQEITAKYAKKSLSREQLLEAVAKHFEGMCFRVYICDENGFELTSNYFKQDGKWIFQPEYYDKNWSWRPYFLENILRMRKNRMGLLSDLYSDIETAETIRTFSYPLNDREYLFIDITYEFLFEQDGLLY
- a CDS encoding fluoride efflux transporter FluC — its product is MTYVLVAAGGALGAVLRYVVGLLAAGEKRPFPLGALLANLSGSFLLGVAVSALSGELQLLVGTGLLGGYTTFSTFSVEAAQLLKKQRSAFLIYTGITLAGSIILFFLGVSLFRSQA
- the fadH gene encoding 2,4-dienoyl-CoA reductase, whose amino-acid sequence is MRDKVVIVTGGSSGMGKHMAKKFLDSGGKVAITGRSQERLQAAKEELGAEEERLLTIQMDVRRPEDAERMVETTSRHFGTIDSLVNNAAGNFIVPAEKLTINGWKSVIDIVLNGTFYCSSAVGRYWIKERRKGSILNIVATYAWNAGAGVAHSAAAKAGVLSLTRTLAVEWGYSYGIRTNAIAPGPIERTGGAERLWQSQEAAERTLQSVPLGRLGTPEEIAGLAFYLLSEEADYINGECITMDGGQWLNRYPF
- a CDS encoding metallophosphoesterase — its product is MQEKISRRSFLKKAFAFLMSAAGLAGGGYTYARFIEPRRLEINELDIAHPLIPAAFHNKKIVQFSDTHLGFQYTLELLQHHVQTINSLKPDIVLFTGDLLDKPNEIKPKTAQSAISILQQLQAPLGKFSVYGNHDHGGYGTDLYQTIMKRSGFQLLQNESAVLRWGKDQIFLLGIDDAMLGEPNIRQAKKQVQEGSYLILLSHAPDLANDAADAGIHLQLSGHSHGGQIQLPLIGTLITPPYAEIYKEGSYQVAGESGLTLYVNRGLGTTRLPFRFLSVPEITVFTLKAGSQA